From the Ralstonia wenshanensis genome, the window CGTCACGCGATCATCAATTTCCCGCACCCGATGCTCAAGCAGGGGCTGGTGATCCTGGATACGCCGGGCCTGAACGCCATTGGTACCGAGCCGGAGCTGACGCTGCGCCTGATTCCGGATGCGCACGTCGTCGTGTTCGTGCTGGCGGCGGATGCCGGCGTGACCAAGAGTGACCTGGAACTTTGGCGCTCGCATGTGGGCGGTGGTCAGCGCAAAGGCTGCATCGCGGTGCTCAACAAGGTCGACGGCCTGTGGGATCCGCTCAAGTCCGAAGAGGAAGTCGAGAGCGAAGTCAGCCGCCAGATCATGACGACGGCGCAGGTGCTCGATATCGATGTCGAGCGCGTGTATCCGGTGTCGGCACAGAAGGGCCTGGTCGCCAAGGTCAGCCATGACCATGAGCTGCTGGCCAAGAGCCGGCTGCCGGAGCTGGAGTCGGTGCTGTCGGATCAGTTGATTCCGCAGCGTCGCGAGATCGTCACCGAGCAGGTTCAACTGGCGGTGAAGGACATGGCCACCGGCGCGCAGCAACTGCTGCAGATGCGCCGCCGCGACATCGTCGAGCAGTTGTTCGAACTGCGCGGCCTGCGCGGCAAGAACCATACGATGGTCAAGCACATGCTGATGCGCGTGCAGGGCGAGAAGGAAGAGTTCGAGCAGAGCATCGCCAAGTTCCAGGCGCTGCGTACGGTGTTCGGCCGCCACAGCGCAGAGATCATCAAGAGTGTGCAGCTCAAGCAGATCCGCTCGACCATGCGCGAGGCGCGCGAGAAGATGAAGGAGCGCGTGTTCTCCCGCGGCCTGCGTGACGACATGGACAAGCTGTTCGGCCACCTCACCGGCCTGGTGCGCGATGCAGCCAATCGCATCGACCAACTGCACCAGATGGTCGATGGCATGTACAAGAAGTTCAATGCCGAGCACGGCTTCACGCTGTCGCCGCCGCTGCGCTTTTTGGGTACGCGCTACGATGCCGATCTGAAAGAAACGCTGATGCTTGCGCACAACCACTTCGGCGCATTCAGCTTCCTGACGCGCCCGAAGCCGCAGCTTGTGCACGGCGCGTTCTCGACGGTGGCCAGCCGCGTGCTGGATACCTTCCAGGACATGAACCGCGATATCGAGATCTGGCTGAAGTCGGTCATGACGCCGCTCGAAGCGCAGGTGCGTGACCACCAGAAGCAACTGCGCAAGCGTGTCGATTCGATCGAGCGTATTCACGAGGCCACCGATACGCTGGAAGCGCGCATCACCGAACTCGAAGCGCTGCTCAATACGCTGGATGAGCGCAGCGGCACGATCGCCCAGTACACCGATCGCATTCTTGCGGCCGGGACGATTCTGGAGCGGCAGTCGGTCGCGGCCTGACGCGCACCGTCGGTTACGGAGAAGGCGCCTGCGGGCGCCTTTTTTGTTCTGGTAGGATCGCCGCCAGCGCGCATCTTCTGCTCGCCGCTTCCCCATCACACGCATGACCGCCACCCCTCGCCGCACGCGCCGCGCCGCACAACCTGCTGCCGTTTTGCCTTCGCTTCCCGATGATTTCGCCGTGCGCGTGATCGCGTGGCAGCAGCGTCATGGTCGCCACCACTTGCCATGGCAGAACACCGGCGACGCGTATCGCACGTGGCTGTCAGAGATCATGCTGCAGCAGACTCAGGTGAGCGCGGTGCTGGGCTACTATGCACGCTTCATCGAGCGCTTCCCGACCGTGCAGGCTCTGGCCGCTGCGCCGGCAGACGACGTCATGGCTGCTTGGGCCGGCCTGGGCTATTACACACGCGCGCGCAACCTGCATCGCTGCGCGCAGATCGTGGTGGCGGAGCACGGCGGCATCTTCCCGCGCGATCCCGACGTGCTGGCGACCTTGCCGGGCATCGGCCGCTCGACCGCCGCGGCCATTGCCGCGTTCTCATACGGCGTGCGTGCGGCCATTCTCGATGGCAACGTCAAGCGCGTCTTCGCGCGTGTGTTCGGCATCGACGGCTTTCCTGGCGACAAGCGCGTCGAAGACAGCATGTGGCGTATCGCCGAAGCCGTGCTGCCGCCGGCAGACGGCATTCAACCGTACACGCAGGGATTGATGGATCTTGGGGCCACGGTGTGC encodes:
- a CDS encoding dynamin-like GTPase family protein, producing the protein MNNTLSTQFEQYSAWRASVLQSVGEFQDWLQAQELYDAQADMRAQRIRGVLRSDKLKVAFIAEFSRGKSELINAIFFADFGRRILPSSAGRTTMCPTELMYDESYPPSIRLLPIETRLHDASTADFRDAGSHWLSVPLDPSSPEGMLEAFRHVVETVRVPKEEAEQLGLYNDADPDAAFSVDAAGTVEVSKWRHAIINFPHPMLKQGLVILDTPGLNAIGTEPELTLRLIPDAHVVVFVLAADAGVTKSDLELWRSHVGGGQRKGCIAVLNKVDGLWDPLKSEEEVESEVSRQIMTTAQVLDIDVERVYPVSAQKGLVAKVSHDHELLAKSRLPELESVLSDQLIPQRREIVTEQVQLAVKDMATGAQQLLQMRRRDIVEQLFELRGLRGKNHTMVKHMLMRVQGEKEEFEQSIAKFQALRTVFGRHSAEIIKSVQLKQIRSTMREAREKMKERVFSRGLRDDMDKLFGHLTGLVRDAANRIDQLHQMVDGMYKKFNAEHGFTLSPPLRFLGTRYDADLKETLMLAHNHFGAFSFLTRPKPQLVHGAFSTVASRVLDTFQDMNRDIEIWLKSVMTPLEAQVRDHQKQLRKRVDSIERIHEATDTLEARITELEALLNTLDERSGTIAQYTDRILAAGTILERQSVAA
- the mutY gene encoding A/G-specific adenine glycosylase; the encoded protein is MTATPRRTRRAAQPAAVLPSLPDDFAVRVIAWQQRHGRHHLPWQNTGDAYRTWLSEIMLQQTQVSAVLGYYARFIERFPTVQALAAAPADDVMAAWAGLGYYTRARNLHRCAQIVVAEHGGIFPRDPDVLATLPGIGRSTAAAIAAFSYGVRAAILDGNVKRVFARVFGIDGFPGDKRVEDSMWRIAEAVLPPADGIQPYTQGLMDLGATVCTRGKPACLTGERACPLESLCEARITERVMELPVPRPRKAIPERAATLVIALHEDAVLLQRRPQRGIWGGLWSLPLVGEMDDALDAHPLDAGAVRRAAQAYGAVSTVETAGALTHTFTHFRLHMHLLRADVTMPAPLAEDWRWVPLAQLNSVGLPAPVKLALETLVQPSLI